Within Candidatus Binatia bacterium, the genomic segment TCACGCTGGCCGAGTTGGGACGTTTTCGTGAGGGCCCGACCGACGACGTCAAACTCCTTGGCGGCCGGCATGCAAGTTTGTACCGCAAGGTCGTCGTCGATCGTGACGGCGGCATCGTCGGGGCCATGTATCTCGGTGACGAGAACGGTGTCGCCGAAATGGGCGTGATCCACGGCATGATCAAGCGCCGCACGAAGTGGCAAGAGTTTGCGGCGCACCGGCTGCCGCGCTCCACGTATGCAACGCTGGTGCAGGCGGCGGCGCACCGCGGGTGAGGCCGCCGGAGGCACTATGCGCGTAACGGTCACACCCCACGCCATTCTGCGCCGCTTCCTGCCCGCAGGCGCCGGCAACTCCGCCGTCCTCGATTTGCACGAGGGGGCGACGGTTGCCGACGTGATCAGCCGCCTCGGAATTCCGCCCGGACACGCCCGGATCATCGTCTCCGGCAGCAGCCAGCTCGAACCGACATCGACACTGCACGACGCCCAGGAGATCGACCTGTTCCCGCCGCTCGCTGGAGGACTGTAGGCGCTGGCCAATGACCGCGGTCATCGTGGACTTCTGACTCCGGCCCGCTAGGGCACTGCTGCAGATACTCCGCATGCAGCCGCGCGCGGGTCACTCCCGACCGTTTGC encodes:
- a CDS encoding MoaD/ThiS family protein, which translates into the protein MRVTVTPHAILRRFLPAGAGNSAVLDLHEGATVADVISRLGIPPGHARIIVSGSSQLEPTSTLHDAQEIDLFPPLAGGL